A stretch of the Leptospira bandrabouensis genome encodes the following:
- the batA gene encoding VWA domain-containing protein BatA, whose product MDQFQRPYLLLLIIPFLLLALYQWKKKPFGSVLLIQSDRFQSKGKGIFLRFKILLLKLSEFIIYLAAIFLIISAAGPGKKYHLTPDITNGIDIMIALDISGSMVNSYDFLPKNRLTVSKELLRDFIKKRVYDRIGIVLFAGAAYLQSPLSNDRYALDELITEASDEDISEQGTAVGDALVLSTYRLKDSEAKSKIIILLTDGVSNTGKLDPETASQAAKAFGIKVYCIGIGKEQGQYEVNYESLENISQSTSGRFFRAESPEVLQEVLNEINGLEKVELPSKPMEIQETNFPAVLSFFFSLLGIVGLLMFYPLTEKL is encoded by the coding sequence ATGGACCAATTTCAAAGACCATATCTTTTACTACTGATCATCCCTTTTCTCTTACTTGCACTATATCAATGGAAAAAAAAGCCATTTGGATCAGTATTACTCATTCAATCGGATAGATTCCAATCAAAAGGAAAGGGCATCTTTTTAAGATTCAAGATTCTACTCTTAAAATTATCAGAATTTATCATCTATTTGGCAGCAATATTCCTTATCATTTCCGCTGCCGGCCCAGGAAAAAAATACCACCTAACTCCAGATATAACCAATGGCATTGACATAATGATTGCCTTAGACATTTCTGGTTCGATGGTAAATTCCTACGATTTTTTACCAAAAAATAGGCTCACTGTATCAAAAGAACTACTAAGGGACTTTATCAAAAAAAGAGTTTATGACCGCATTGGTATTGTACTCTTCGCGGGTGCAGCATATCTTCAATCCCCGTTATCAAACGACAGATACGCGCTAGACGAACTAATAACAGAAGCTTCGGACGAAGACATATCCGAGCAGGGCACTGCGGTTGGAGACGCTTTAGTATTATCAACATACAGGCTCAAAGACTCAGAAGCAAAATCAAAAATCATTATCCTTCTCACAGATGGAGTCTCAAATACCGGAAAACTCGATCCTGAAACTGCTTCCCAAGCTGCCAAAGCTTTTGGGATAAAAGTTTATTGTATAGGAATAGGGAAAGAACAAGGCCAGTACGAAGTAAATTATGAATCATTGGAAAATATCTCACAAAGTACAAGCGGGAGATTCTTTCGAGCAGAATCTCCCGAAGTATTACAAGAAGTCCTTAACGAAATTAATGGCCTGGAAAAAGTAGAGCTCCCCTCAAAACCAATGGAAATACAGGAAACGAACTTTCCTGCTGTCTTGTCTTTTTTCTTTAGTTTACTGGGTATTGTTGGTCTTTTAATGTTTTATCCGCTCACAGAAAAATTATGA